In Hermetia illucens chromosome 1, iHerIll2.2.curated.20191125, whole genome shotgun sequence, one genomic interval encodes:
- the LOC119658453 gene encoding zinc finger protein chinmo isoform X2 yields the protein MDPQQQFCLKWNSYSSNLAMTFSNLFKSELLADVTLSCNGTVFKAHKLILAACSKKFAELFEAAPPTNGQCVVILEATSPENMSALLEFMYKGEVHVSQEALNSFLKSAENLQVKGLSTEHGRLAAAQSQSHEQSQQHMDSTQLSGRRQQRNSLSGTTSGGNSGSGNSSAHLGLSSLKQECDSLMHPSSSALGGMPPYLPPIYRPLSFDPPRKRHLRSPFSEQETRGSVLRDGSKGSAESASPINKPYRPSSSASSSAPTEADTMQTERASPQSSRYENHSPPSTTASAGNGAGSCQERAERTERNNGSTNETNEDDKEERESSDNGAEDLRVKMEDYSPQPPTSNTAPPTPTTLADFKTESGGLAGGLAASIAPADMLNVWNATKLNNKNSGTVNTADGKKLKCLYCDRLYGYETNLRAHIRQRHQGIRVPCPFCSRTFTRNNTVRRHIAREHKHEIAMNQLQGQNHSQ from the exons gtaCAGTATTCAAGGCGCACAAACTTATTTTGGCAGCTTGTTCGAAAAAATTCGCTGAATTATTCGAAGCAGCACCACCAACAAATGGACAATGTGTTGTCATTCTGGAGGCTACTTCACCCGAAAATATGTCTGCATTGCTAGAATTCATGTATAAAGGTGAAGTTCATGTATCACAAGAGGCTCTAAACAGTTTTCTCAAATCAGCAGAAAATCTGCAA GTTAAAGGTTTATCAACGGAGCATGGCCGTTTGGCAGCCGCTCAATCTCAGTCCCATGAACAGTCACAACAACACATGGACTCGACTCAATTGAGTGGCAGGCGGCAACAACGTAATAGTCTGTCAGGGACAACTTCAGGTGGTAACTCAGGATCAGGAAACTCCAGTGCTCATTTAGGTTTAAGCAGTTTAAAACAGGAATGTGATTCCTTAATGCATCCAAGCAGCTCAGCACTGGGTGGAATGCCACCATATTTGCCACCTATTTATCGACCGCTATCCTTCGATCCACCAAGAAAAAGACACTTACGGAGTCCCTTTTCGGAACAAGAAACGCGAGGCAGTGTTTTACGTGATGGTTCGAAGGGTAGTGCGGAAAGCGCAAGCCCTATAAATAAACCTTACAG ACCATCTAGTAGTGCATCTTCATCAGCGCCCACGGAAGCAGACACAATGCAAACAGAAAGAGCTTCACCTCAGTCCAG TCGATATGAAAATCACAGTCCACCAAGTACGACAGCTTCGGCAGGAAACGGAGCAGGATCGTGTCAAGAACGGGCTGAGCGAACAGAACGAAACAATGGAAGTACAAATGAGACCAATGAGGACGACAAAGAGGAACGGGAATCTAGCGAT aACGGAGCCGAAGACTTGAGGGTAAAAATGGAGGATTATTCACCGCAACCACCAACATCGAATACAGCGCCACCTACTCCTACGACGTTAGCAGACTTCAAAACAGAATCAGGTGGGCTGGCAGGCGGTTTGGCGGCCTCCATTGCCCCAGCGGATATGTTGAACGTTTGGAATGCTACGAAactgaacaataaaaatagtgGGACAGTGAATACAGCGGATG GAAAGAAACTTAAGTGCCTGTATTGTGACCGTTTGTATGGCTACGAAACAAACCTTCGAGCTCATATTCGTCAACGCCATCAAGGTATACGAGTACCATGCCCTTTTTGTTCGCGAACATTTACTCGCAACAACACAGTACGACGACATATTGCGCGTGAACATAAACACGAAATTGCTATGAATCAACTGCAGGGACAAAACCATAGCCAATAG
- the LOC119658453 gene encoding zinc finger protein chinmo isoform X1 has protein sequence MDPQQQFCLKWNSYSSNLAMTFSNLFKSELLADVTLSCNGTVFKAHKLILAACSKKFAELFEAAPPTNGQCVVILEATSPENMSALLEFMYKGEVHVSQEALNSFLKSAENLQVKGLSTEHGRLAAAQSQSHEQSQQHMDSTQLSGRRQQRNSLSGTTSGGNSGSGNSSAHLGLSSLKQECDSLMHPSSSALGGMPPYLPPIYRPLSFDPPRKRHLRSPFSEQETRGSVLRDGSKGSAESASPINKPYRPSSSASSSAPTEADTMQTERASPQSSRYENHSPPSTTASAGNGAGSCQERAERTERNNGSTNETNEDDKEERESSDVRITSEGSSQSFAPKNGAEDLRVKMEDYSPQPPTSNTAPPTPTTLADFKTESGGLAGGLAASIAPADMLNVWNATKLNNKNSGTVNTADGKKLKCLYCDRLYGYETNLRAHIRQRHQGIRVPCPFCSRTFTRNNTVRRHIAREHKHEIAMNQLQGQNHSQ, from the exons gtaCAGTATTCAAGGCGCACAAACTTATTTTGGCAGCTTGTTCGAAAAAATTCGCTGAATTATTCGAAGCAGCACCACCAACAAATGGACAATGTGTTGTCATTCTGGAGGCTACTTCACCCGAAAATATGTCTGCATTGCTAGAATTCATGTATAAAGGTGAAGTTCATGTATCACAAGAGGCTCTAAACAGTTTTCTCAAATCAGCAGAAAATCTGCAA GTTAAAGGTTTATCAACGGAGCATGGCCGTTTGGCAGCCGCTCAATCTCAGTCCCATGAACAGTCACAACAACACATGGACTCGACTCAATTGAGTGGCAGGCGGCAACAACGTAATAGTCTGTCAGGGACAACTTCAGGTGGTAACTCAGGATCAGGAAACTCCAGTGCTCATTTAGGTTTAAGCAGTTTAAAACAGGAATGTGATTCCTTAATGCATCCAAGCAGCTCAGCACTGGGTGGAATGCCACCATATTTGCCACCTATTTATCGACCGCTATCCTTCGATCCACCAAGAAAAAGACACTTACGGAGTCCCTTTTCGGAACAAGAAACGCGAGGCAGTGTTTTACGTGATGGTTCGAAGGGTAGTGCGGAAAGCGCAAGCCCTATAAATAAACCTTACAG ACCATCTAGTAGTGCATCTTCATCAGCGCCCACGGAAGCAGACACAATGCAAACAGAAAGAGCTTCACCTCAGTCCAG TCGATATGAAAATCACAGTCCACCAAGTACGACAGCTTCGGCAGGAAACGGAGCAGGATCGTGTCAAGAACGGGCTGAGCGAACAGAACGAAACAATGGAAGTACAAATGAGACCAATGAGGACGACAAAGAGGAACGGGAATCTAGCGATGTAAGGATAACTAGCGAAGGCAGTTCACAAAGTTTTGCGCCCAAG aACGGAGCCGAAGACTTGAGGGTAAAAATGGAGGATTATTCACCGCAACCACCAACATCGAATACAGCGCCACCTACTCCTACGACGTTAGCAGACTTCAAAACAGAATCAGGTGGGCTGGCAGGCGGTTTGGCGGCCTCCATTGCCCCAGCGGATATGTTGAACGTTTGGAATGCTACGAAactgaacaataaaaatagtgGGACAGTGAATACAGCGGATG GAAAGAAACTTAAGTGCCTGTATTGTGACCGTTTGTATGGCTACGAAACAAACCTTCGAGCTCATATTCGTCAACGCCATCAAGGTATACGAGTACCATGCCCTTTTTGTTCGCGAACATTTACTCGCAACAACACAGTACGACGACATATTGCGCGTGAACATAAACACGAAATTGCTATGAATCAACTGCAGGGACAAAACCATAGCCAATAG